The Haloarcula sp. DT43 DNA window AGGAGATGTCGAGGACATGAACATCCATTCCACGGTTTTCGAGTTCCTTCTGGAAGGCTGCAACTCCCTCATCCTCAACTGAAGAGAGGTCAATTTTTGGAAATTGGAGTTTATTCAAGTAACCGATAATAAAGCACTCTCGTTCGACAATTTCACACAGAGCCCGATAACACGCTGACTCGTAATCCATCCCTGCCGCCGCACCAGTCGTCATCGGCGACCGAACAGTTGTCGGCGATGAAAAAGGCAGATAGATGAGTTGCCCGGGAACAAGAGTCATTTTCCCTGAAACCATCTCTCGTGTTGCTGTCCAGTGGTACTCTGACATGCGGATATCGTCGCGAGTTAAACTCATTCCATCAAGCTGGCGCTCACTAAAAGCATTCATCGCCAGCGGATTCATTGCTCGTCGATCCAAGCCATCATAGCGACTCGTGATGAAATCATCAGGATCAGAAAGCGATAAGCAATATCGTTCCACCGCTTCGCCGATAGCGGCAATCCTGGCCTCGTCACGGTTAATCGCCGATCCGCCAGTGTTATCAGGGTCTTCTAGGCCATTCGGCGAGAACGCTGCTGTCTCCTGTATCTTGCTGACATACTGAAAGACATTACCTGTCTCTATTGAGTTTGGGGTCCGCTCAGTAAATCCGACAATAGGGCCCAACCGTGGGTCCACAAATTCTTTTCCAAGCTCAATTGCGATATCTATCGGGACATCACGCTTCGTATGGAGTCGTTCTCTTGACGGTGCTGTCAGTTCGTTCCGCATATCTCACACCCCGGGAGGCGAAGCACATCGGTCGTTGTCAAGTCCATATTCAGTGGATCCACCTCAACAACGGCACCGGTGGACTGTGGAGTCCTATCAGGCGCAACAATCGAAATTAGTTCAACGTGAGCTAATGACCAGACTAACGAGTCAACTACAGATGGGTAGATCCGGTCGCTCTCCTGCTCTTGTTCGCTGTGCTCACGTTGTTCTATTTGCCTGTTAGAGGCGCTTGCTATAAGTCTCTGGTAGTAACAATTGTAGCAGGCATCAGTTTTGGGTGGCGTATATGGCCCGAATTTGATTACCGAACCTACCAATCGAATCGGGAGCCAAGGGATGTTATCAGACCACGTTTTTTCAAGAACGGCCTGATGGAATGCAGGATCTTCGCCCGCAGCTACCGTTACCAGCAACTCCGGTGATTCCCCATTAGATGAGATATCTGATAGCAAATCTATAACTGAAAGTTCTACTGACGACGTGAGTACCTCGGGAGGGGTCGTAGGAACACCGGTCTGAGCCAGTAATGTAACATCAGTATCATTCAATCGAGCCTGAGTGTCAGCGGGCCGGTTGCTAGCCCAGTTGAGGAAGTCATCGTTAATACCGGCTTGCTCACGAACAAAGCCAGTCTCAGACAACCGTTCTAACAGCTGCTCTGCTGTCGATTCAGGGATCTGCAATCTATTCGCAATTTCATCTGAAGTTGTTCCTTCACGGAGCAACGGAACTACTTCCGCAACTAGTGCTACCGACTCCCCTTCAAGAACATGTTTCTCAGTTGGTGCGGACAGTACCCCACGGTCGTCATCAATCCGGATGAAACGGATGTACTCCGGAAGGTAATATTCGTCTGACTTAGTCATTGGTTGGCTTAGAATGTACGTATCATATATTCGATTACGCTTAGTATGTGGGATGTGAAAATCCCACAACAGATTCGGCAGCGTGTATCTGTGCAGTTGTGGTAGATGAATGTTAGCTCTCCACAATGGCTGACGTGGGACTCTGTAACGGGATCCAATGGCCCTTATTCTGTTAACTTGGATCCGGGGTTGGCGCCGAATTGCAGGACGGTCCACCACAACAGGCACCCGAACAACTCGAGTTAGCCACTGCACTCGCTGTGGTCTGTTCGGTGGTTAGAGCGTTAATCGTCAGGTCGATGCTATCTTGCGCGGTGTCGTCTTCACCAGGCATGCAAGTGTCCATTTCTGAGGTGAGTATATAACAGGGTAGCCCGAAGCCTATCAAATCAGTGCTGACAACTGAAGATTAGCAATATTGAAAGTAGTAAAGCATCTTATTTTGCAATATTTAACAAGTATGCTCCAGTCATAATTCAAATTTGATTTGAATTGCTCTACCAACGACATCAGAAATAGTAGTCCAGGCGTTAACGTCGTCCATCTATCATATCTCCAGACACTACCATCTCATTTGGTCTTCGGATGCTACTGGATTCCCGAAGTCAGTTCCTCAGACAGCAGTAACAGTAGTCGCTCTATTTGAAGTAGTCTTGACTCAGCACTACTGCTCCCCGGGTTACTGTACTAGTCGATCAATCTCAGTAACGATTTGTTGTATTAGTCGTAACAGATTTCCCCGATAACAGCGGAAATCGTGGTGTCTTCGACCGACCAGTACCCTCTTTAGTAACGG harbors:
- a CDS encoding TOMM precursor leader peptide-binding protein, whose amino-acid sequence is MTKSDEYYLPEYIRFIRIDDDRGVLSAPTEKHVLEGESVALVAEVVPLLREGTTSDEIANRLQIPESTAEQLLERLSETGFVREQAGINDDFLNWASNRPADTQARLNDTDVTLLAQTGVPTTPPEVLTSSVELSVIDLLSDISSNGESPELLVTVAAGEDPAFHQAVLEKTWSDNIPWLPIRLVGSVIKFGPYTPPKTDACYNCYYQRLIASASNRQIEQREHSEQEQESDRIYPSVVDSLVWSLAHVELISIVAPDRTPQSTGAVVEVDPLNMDLTTTDVLRLPGCEICGTN
- a CDS encoding YcaO-like family protein; the protein is MRNELTAPSRERLHTKRDVPIDIAIELGKEFVDPRLGPIVGFTERTPNSIETGNVFQYVSKIQETAAFSPNGLEDPDNTGGSAINRDEARIAAIGEAVERYCLSLSDPDDFITSRYDGLDRRAMNPLAMNAFSERQLDGMSLTRDDIRMSEYHWTATREMVSGKMTLVPGQLIYLPFSSPTTVRSPMTTGAAAGMDYESACYRALCEIVERECFIIGYLNKLQFPKIDLSSVEDEGVAAFQKELENRGMDVHVLDISLDHPVHACLAIATDHDRRPGVCLGLDASVDMTTAIRDSLREAFQISTWDAYEQTFDSDTSTIQTLKQRAAYWAPPERVNELDFWLETDERTGLKQPICDRSDALATLETFLEDNGYSWYVADVTTPDIRTQGFKTVSTVIPEFHPLHLIESFKYLGTDRLYSVPVETGYLAEPRTESELNTMPHPFL